From a single Miscanthus floridulus cultivar M001 chromosome 8, ASM1932011v1, whole genome shotgun sequence genomic region:
- the LOC136472969 gene encoding protein HIGH CHLOROPHYLL FLUORESCENCE PHENOTYPE 244, chloroplastic-like yields MASTGLAALPSQLASPGRLRRRAALSSASRSNLLLHRATKVGSRCRLAVTCNAQAVAPTSIAQGTPVRPTSILVVGATGTLGRQVVRRALDEGYDVRCLVRPRPAPADFLRDWGATVVNADLSKPETIPATLVGIHTVIDCATGRPEEPIRTVDWEGKVALIQCAKAMGIQKYVFYSIHNCDKHPEVPLMEIKYCTEKFIQDSGLDYIIIRLCGFMQGLIGQYAVPILEEKSVWGTDAPTRIAYMDTQDIARLTFIAMRNEKANKKLMTFAGPRAWTTQEVITLCERLAGQDANVTTVPVAVLRFTRQLTWFFQWTNDVADRLAFSEVLSSDTVFSAPMNETYQLLGVDGNDILSLEKYLQDYFTNILKKLKDLKAQSKQTDIFF; encoded by the exons ATGGCGTCGACCGGCCTCGCCGCGCTGCCATCGCAGCTCGCTTCCCCGGGCCGcctgcgccgccgcgccgccctcTCCTCTGCTAGCCGCTCGAATCTCCTCCTCCACCGCGCAACCAAAG TTGGATCGCGATGCAGGCTGGCGGTGACCTGCAACGCGCAGGCGGTGGCGCCGACCAGCATTGCGCAGGGGACGCCCGTCCGGCCGACGAGCATACTGGTGGTGGGCGCCACGGGGACGCTGGGGCGGCAGGTCGTCAGGAGGGCGCTGGACGAGGGCTACGACGTCAGGTGCCTTGTCAGGCCGCGCCCGGCGCCGGCAGATTTCCTCCGGGACTGGGGCGCCACTGTCGTCAAT GCCGACCTCAGCAAGCCGGAGACCATACCTGCGACACTTGTTGGTATTCATACCGTCATTGACTGTGCGACAGGACGGCCAGAAGAGCCCATCCGGACG GTAGACTGGGAAGGAAAAGTTGCTCTAATACAGTGTGCAAAGGCTATGGGAATTCAAAAGTATGTGTTCTATTCCATCCACAACTGTGACAAGCATCCTGAGGTTCCCTTGATGGAAATCAAGTATTGTACTGAGAAGTTTATTCAGGACAGTGGTCTGGATTATATCATCATCCGTTTGTGTGGTTTCATGCAG GGTCTTATTGGGCAATATGCTGTGCCTATACTAGAAGAGAAGTCTGTCTGGGGAACTGATGCTCCAACTCGGATTGCTTACATGGATACCCAG GACATAGCTCGACTAACGTTTATAGCTATGCGGAATGAGAAGGCCAACAAGAAACTCATGACTTTTGCTGGCCCACGAGCTTGGACAACTCAAGAG GTGATTACTTTGTGTGAGAGGTTAGCTGGGCAAGATGCCAATGTAACCACTGTCCCTGTTGCGGTATTGAGATTTACTCGTCAGTTGACATGGTTCTTCCAATGGACAAATGATGTGGCTGACAGACTGGCATTTTCAGAG GTGCTCTCAAGTGACACAGTTTTCTCTGCTCCAATGAATGAGACCTACCAGCTTCTCGGGGTGGATGGGAATGACATCCTCAGCTTAGAGAAATATTTACAAGATTATTTTACCAACATTTTGAAGAAGTTAAAGGATCTCAAGGCACAATCCAAGCAAACCGACATATTCTTTTGA
- the LOC136472968 gene encoding WD repeat-containing protein DWA2-like: protein MQGGSSGIVYGGLKYQARCIADVRADAGSTTFLAGTLSLKEENEVHLIRLSPAESELVCDGLFYHPNEIWDLKSCPFDHRVFSTVYTSGEGYGASVWKIPEVNGQSNSPQLEQLFELSGHTGKTRRVIWWPLGKHDKLISIDDRNIFLWNIDTSNKSAKVISQGSANMLPNLRGGAWDPHNHNSIAAISDSSLQLWDLRSMEKSTAIEHAHIRDVDYNPKKQNIIATAEDEFGIRLWDLRMLKRPLKDLPGHSHWTWAVRHNPEYDELLLSAGTDSTVNLWLAKVSSDDSESDSPSGSPNRQEEPLLNSYTDYEDSIYGIVWSSHDPSLFASLSYDGRIVLESVKPYLQRK, encoded by the exons ATGCAGGGCGGATCCAGCGGCATCGTCTACGGCGGCCTCAAGTACCAG GCGCGGTGTATCGCCGACGTGCGCGCGGACGCCGGCTCGACCACCTTCCTCGCCGGCACCCTCAGCCTCAAGGAGGAGAACGAG GTGCACCTAATCCGGCTTTCGCCGGCGGAGAGCGAGCTGGTGTGCGATGGCCTCTTCTACCACCCCAACGAGATCTGGGACCTCAAATCATGCCCCTTCGATCACAGGGTCTTCTCCACAGTCTACACGTCTG GTGAGGGCTACGGTGCGTCAGTTTGGAAAATCCCAGAGGTTAATGGGCAATCAAACTCACCTCAACTTGAGCAGCTCTTTGAGCTTAGTGGGCATACGGGCAAGACTAGACG TGTGATTTGGTGGCCACTTGGAAAGCATGATAAACTAATTAGCATTGATGACCGAAATATTTTTCTTTGGAACATAGACACGTCAAATAAATCAGCTAAG GTGATCTCACAGGGATCAGCTAACATGCTTCCAAATTTACGTGGTGGAGCTTGGGATCCACACAATCATAATTCAATTGCTGCAATATCTGATTCATCACTTCAGTTGTGGGATCTACGTTCTATGGA AAAATCAACTGCAATTGAACATGCACATATACGGGATGTGGATTATAACCCCAAGAAGCAAAACATTATT GCAACAGCAGAAGATGAATTTGGAATTCGCTTGTGGGATCTCAGAATGCTTAAGCGTCCTCTAAAAGATCTCCCTGGGCACTCACATTG GACATGGGCTGTTCGGCACAATCCTGAGTATGACGAGCTGCTTCTG AGTGCTGGAACAGATTCAACTGTAAATTTATGGTTGGCTAAAGTTAGCAGTGACGATTCTGAATCTGATAG CCCTTCTGGTTCACCCAATAGGCAAGAAGAACCATTACTGAACTCATATACTGACTACGAAGACAGCATCTATG GTATTGTATGGAGCtcccatgatccatcattatttgCTTCTTTGTCTTATGATGGAAGG ATTGTCTTGGAATCAGTCAAGCCCTACTTGCAGAGAAAATGA